One genomic window of Bacillus mycoides includes the following:
- a CDS encoding TetR/AcrR family transcriptional regulator: MSKSEETRSSIVEASYRLFAGHGIAKTTYTMIAEEVGIAKPSIYYYFKSKDALIESIFNELCAAMQFSSFFHTEEFTKENFIEKCVEIGFKMIDEQQKDPYFNRVLQEYVLLSSRNDMYKDRLLTVQTEYLNGFESLLTKANELQLIQNKNLVSKAHMLALVLDNIGNFMMFDVNMNYKQIWIEAVHSIFKRSDSYEN, translated from the coding sequence ATGAGTAAAAGTGAAGAAACACGCTCTTCCATAGTCGAAGCAAGTTATCGACTATTTGCCGGTCACGGCATTGCCAAAACGACCTATACAATGATTGCTGAAGAAGTTGGTATTGCCAAGCCATCTATTTATTATTACTTTAAATCTAAAGATGCATTAATTGAAAGTATTTTTAATGAATTATGTGCAGCGATGCAGTTCTCCTCATTCTTTCATACAGAAGAATTTACGAAAGAGAATTTCATTGAGAAATGTGTTGAAATTGGCTTTAAAATGATAGACGAACAACAGAAAGATCCTTATTTTAATCGTGTATTACAAGAATATGTATTACTATCTTCAAGAAACGATATGTACAAAGATCGATTACTAACTGTACAAACAGAATATTTAAACGGATTTGAATCACTCCTAACAAAAGCAAATGAACTTCAACTCATTCAAAATAAAAATCTAGTTTCAAAAGCTCATATGTTGGCATTAGTACTTGATAATATCGGAAACTTCATGATGTTTGATGTAAATATGAATTATAAACAAATATGGATTGAAGCTGTCCACAGCATATTCAAAAGAAGTGATTCATATGAAAACTAA